A window of the Nitrosopumilus ureiphilus genome harbors these coding sequences:
- a CDS encoding thrombospondin type 3 repeat-containing protein, protein MPLSPAFADDDLDKDGVDDSIDACPNLREDYEGVIDGCPSNFVPWYDEDFDGIEDHLDQCPTLKERYNKFQDEDGCPDLSPSGGPGGLPDSDGDGFTDLVDKCPNQPETFNGILDTDGCPDDFGAGDRDRDGVPDNLDKCPLSAETYNRFQDEDGCPDSVNDFTFIDTDNDGLQDKVDLCPKEPEVYNGYRDTDGCPDVLLDTSFSDKDGDGIADQFDICPNQPETFNRFADYDGCPDSAPSFDGTLNDADGDRIKDVNDVCPLEPERYNGFQDEDGCPDIPPYSSDVDSDLDGIPNSIDQCPQVKETYNRFQDNDGCPDFVSVDKGMPDTDGDGINDYVDLCPNQPETFNGIFDRDGCPDTLSTQDRDRDGVPDGLDKCPTAKETYNAYQDDDGCPDSVSSLSSFDFDRDGISDLTDKCPLQPETVNGYQDLDGCPDVAVLDSDGDGIRDDLDKCPTSSETWNRYQDHDGCPDNPAESDSDFDGILDSVDQCPLDRERYNGFQDEDGCPDYPDYITSLDSDYDGIIDSKDQCPLAPETYNKFQDEDGCPDSVADNKGIPDTDKDGINDYNDHCPNQPETYNGILDRDGCPDDYIGKNDRDLDGIPDAIDACPTAKETYNKFQDDDGCPDTVKKSFVIDTDNDGINDVKDDCPLVAENYNGFQDEDGCPDVDDIQPDTDGDGVPDVMDLCPKQNEVWNNYVDYDGCPDTLPTGNLRVDSDGDGIYDDNDLCPNQKETWNKYLDSDGCPDILPEQSRYKHDSDLDGIINENDFCPLEPEDYDGDADSDGCPDP, encoded by the coding sequence ATGCCTCTCAGCCCAGCTTTTGCTGATGATGACTTGGATAAAGATGGAGTTGATGATTCAATTGACGCTTGTCCGAATTTACGAGAAGATTATGAAGGTGTAATAGATGGATGTCCGTCTAATTTTGTTCCATGGTATGATGAAGACTTTGATGGAATAGAAGATCATCTTGATCAATGCCCAACTCTTAAAGAACGATACAACAAATTCCAAGATGAGGATGGTTGTCCTGATTTATCACCAAGTGGTGGACCTGGTGGATTACCTGATTCTGATGGTGATGGTTTTACTGACTTGGTAGATAAATGTCCAAATCAACCAGAAACTTTCAATGGTATTTTAGATACTGATGGATGTCCTGATGATTTTGGTGCAGGTGATAGAGATAGAGATGGAGTTCCAGATAATTTAGATAAATGCCCACTAAGTGCTGAGACTTACAATAGATTCCAAGATGAGGACGGTTGTCCTGATTCTGTTAATGATTTTACTTTTATTGATACTGATAACGATGGTTTACAAGATAAAGTTGATTTATGTCCAAAAGAACCTGAAGTGTACAATGGTTATAGGGATACAGACGGTTGTCCCGATGTTTTACTAGATACTTCATTTAGTGATAAAGATGGAGATGGAATTGCAGATCAATTTGATATTTGTCCAAATCAACCAGAAACTTTTAACCGATTTGCTGATTATGATGGTTGTCCAGATTCAGCTCCATCATTTGATGGTACATTAAATGATGCAGATGGTGATAGAATTAAAGATGTTAATGATGTCTGTCCATTAGAACCAGAACGATACAACGGATTCCAAGATGAAGACGGTTGTCCCGATATTCCTCCTTATTCAAGTGATGTTGATTCAGATCTTGATGGAATTCCAAATAGTATTGATCAATGTCCACAAGTAAAAGAAACTTACAATAGATTCCAAGACAATGACGGCTGTCCTGACTTTGTTAGTGTTGATAAAGGAATGCCAGACACTGACGGTGATGGCATAAATGATTATGTAGATCTTTGCCCTAATCAACCAGAAACTTTCAATGGTATATTTGATAGAGACGGTTGTCCTGATACACTATCTACACAAGATAGAGATAGAGACGGAGTTCCAGACGGTTTAGATAAATGTCCAACCGCTAAAGAAACTTATAATGCCTATCAAGACGATGATGGTTGTCCTGATAGTGTTTCTTCATTATCATCATTTGACTTTGATAGAGATGGAATTTCTGATTTGACTGATAAATGTCCTCTACAACCTGAAACTGTTAATGGTTATCAAGATTTAGACGGTTGTCCTGATGTTGCAGTATTAGATTCAGATGGTGATGGAATTAGAGATGATTTAGACAAATGTCCTACATCCTCAGAAACTTGGAATAGATATCAAGATCATGACGGTTGTCCTGATAATCCGGCAGAATCTGATTCTGACTTTGATGGTATTTTAGATTCAGTAGACCAATGCCCACTTGATAGAGAACGATATAACGGATTCCAAGATGAGGACGGTTGCCCTGATTACCCTGATTATATTACAAGCTTAGATTCAGATTATGATGGAATCATTGATTCAAAAGATCAATGTCCATTAGCACCAGAAACTTACAATAAATTCCAAGATGAGGACGGTTGTCCTGATTCTGTTGCAGATAACAAAGGAATTCCAGATACTGATAAAGATGGAATTAATGATTACAATGATCATTGTCCAAACCAACCAGAAACCTATAATGGAATTCTCGATAGAGACGGTTGTCCTGATGATTATATTGGAAAGAATGATCGTGATCTAGATGGCATTCCAGATGCAATTGATGCATGTCCAACTGCTAAAGAAACTTACAACAAATTCCAAGATGATGATGGATGCCCTGATACTGTGAAAAAATCATTTGTAATTGATACTGATAACGATGGCATCAATGATGTTAAAGATGATTGTCCACTAGTTGCTGAAAATTATAATGGATTCCAAGATGAGGATGGTTGCCCAGATGTTGATGACATACAACCTGATACTGATGGTGATGGTGTTCCTGATGTAATGGATTTATGTCCAAAACAAAATGAAGTTTGGAATAATTATGTTGATTATGACGGTTGTCCTGATACATTACCAACTGGAAATCTAAGGGTCGATAGTGACGGAGATGGAATATATGATGATAATGATTTATGTCCTAACCAAAAAGAAACTTGGAACAAGTATCTAGATAGTGATGGTTGCCCAGATATTTTACCGGAACAATCAAGGTACAAACATGATTCTGATTTAGATGGTATAATCAATGAAAATGATTTCTGTCCTCTTGAACCTGAAGATTATGATGGTGATGCTGATTCTGACGGATGCCCTGACCCATAG
- the twy1 gene encoding 4-demethylwyosine synthase TYW1, with translation MSCSGEIVKEDDRLIQIKPAISEQLKKAKYGVADHSTVELCHWTKKSFKHEGSCYKHKFYGISTHRCMEFSPAGMHCENRCVYCWRPMEFYDSMKMEPEQVAEPKEILTKLMAERKKLINGYYGDSRNDKQRLDESLLPSHYAISLSGEPTMYPKLPELIKYLNSLEETKSIFLVTNGQEPDMIQKLQDKDALPTQLYLSTNAADYESFMRINKPKYDDSWERWNRTLDMLKDLNTRTVLRVTLIRNYNDQKEVIPAFAEMFRKASPHFIEIKSYMHIGRSTNRLEHANMLEMEEVKKFSEEIAKQSKIFSVMDESIVSRISILQNNERCIDRFIPTYANTN, from the coding sequence ATGAGTTGCTCAGGTGAGATAGTCAAAGAAGATGATCGATTAATACAGATCAAGCCTGCAATATCTGAGCAATTAAAAAAAGCAAAATACGGTGTTGCTGATCACTCAACAGTAGAACTATGTCATTGGACAAAAAAATCATTCAAACATGAAGGGAGTTGTTACAAACACAAGTTTTATGGAATTTCAACTCACAGATGCATGGAGTTTTCTCCAGCTGGCATGCATTGTGAGAATCGCTGCGTATATTGTTGGAGACCAATGGAATTTTATGATTCAATGAAGATGGAGCCAGAACAGGTTGCAGAACCAAAAGAAATTCTAACAAAGTTAATGGCTGAAAGAAAAAAACTGATCAACGGATATTATGGAGATTCTAGAAATGATAAACAAAGATTGGATGAATCATTGTTACCAAGTCATTATGCAATTTCATTGTCTGGTGAGCCAACAATGTATCCAAAACTACCAGAACTAATCAAATATCTAAATTCACTAGAGGAAACAAAATCAATTTTCCTTGTAACAAATGGACAAGAGCCAGACATGATTCAAAAATTACAAGACAAAGATGCATTACCAACTCAGTTGTATTTGTCAACAAATGCTGCAGACTATGAATCATTTATGAGAATAAACAAGCCAAAATACGATGATTCATGGGAGAGGTGGAATAGAACTCTAGACATGTTAAAGGATTTAAACACAAGAACAGTACTAAGAGTCACATTAATCAGAAATTATAACGATCAAAAAGAAGTAATTCCAGCATTTGCAGAAATGTTTAGAAAAGCAAGTCCACACTTTATTGAAATAAAATCATACATGCACATTGGACGTTCTACAAATAGATTAGAGCATGCAAATATGTTAGAAATGGAAGAAGTAAAAAAATTTAGTGAAGAAATTGCAAAACAAAGCAAGATATTTTCAGTGATGGATGAAAGTATAGTTTCAAGAATTTCAATTTTACAAAATAATGAGCGATGTATTGATCGTTTTATTCCTACTTATGCAAATACCAATTAG
- the rdgB gene encoding RdgB/HAM1 family non-canonical purine NTP pyrophosphatase, whose translation MPKSFDLYFVSSNDHKYLEAKNILETFGIKLGFLKSDLEEIQSNSLDDVALRKAKDAFFKFKKPVIIEDDGLFIKSLGGFPGPYSSYVFKTIGNDGILNLLRNNRQAKFVSIITYCDKTILQSFDAKLDGIISKSQKGKGWGYDPIFVPKNSRKTFAEMNEKNKLSHRYKALKKFSNWYLHK comes from the coding sequence ATGCCGAAGTCGTTTGATCTATACTTTGTATCTTCAAATGATCACAAATACCTAGAAGCAAAAAACATTCTAGAAACTTTTGGGATCAAACTTGGTTTTTTAAAATCAGATTTAGAAGAGATTCAATCAAATTCACTTGATGATGTGGCATTAAGAAAAGCAAAAGATGCATTTTTTAAATTTAAAAAACCTGTAATCATTGAAGATGATGGATTATTCATTAAATCACTAGGGGGTTTTCCTGGACCTTATTCGTCATATGTTTTCAAAACAATTGGTAATGATGGAATTCTTAATCTCTTAAGAAATAATAGGCAAGCAAAGTTTGTCTCGATCATTACTTATTGTGATAAAACAATTCTGCAATCCTTTGATGCAAAACTAGATGGAATAATATCAAAATCGCAAAAAGGAAAAGGATGGGGATATGATCCAATCTTTGTTCCAAAAAATTCAAGGAAGACGTTTGCTGAAATGAATGAGAAAAATAAATTATCTCACAGATACAAAGCATTGAAAAAATTTTCTAATTGGTATTTGCATAAGTAG
- a CDS encoding KEOPS complex kinase/ATPase Bud32, with translation MKLIKKGAEADIYQTKWQNSKAILKIRKVKNYRNSSLDSKIRKQRTIKESQMISHARTFGIPTPLVYFVNLEKSSIVMQEIPGTPVRDLSESKIIKLSKEIGKLVGMLHKNGIMHGDLTTSNFILFKNMVYVIDFGLSQNTMKPEDHAVDLRLIKEILNSAHAKIMQFAWKNFLLGYKSVVGTFYYTKITKLVSEIESRGRYAEVV, from the coding sequence ATGAAATTAATCAAAAAAGGTGCAGAAGCTGACATTTATCAAACTAAATGGCAAAACTCTAAAGCAATTCTTAAAATTCGAAAAGTAAAAAATTATCGCAATTCTTCACTTGACTCAAAAATACGTAAACAAAGAACAATTAAAGAATCTCAAATGATATCTCATGCTAGAACATTTGGAATACCGACACCTCTAGTTTATTTTGTAAATTTAGAAAAATCATCTATTGTAATGCAAGAAATTCCTGGAACACCGGTTCGTGATTTATCTGAATCCAAAATTATTAAATTGTCAAAAGAAATTGGAAAATTAGTTGGAATGCTGCATAAAAATGGAATTATGCATGGTGATTTAACGACTTCGAACTTTATTCTATTCAAAAATATGGTCTATGTCATTGATTTTGGATTGTCTCAAAATACAATGAAACCTGAAGATCATGCAGTTGATTTGAGGCTAATCAAAGAAATTCTTAACAGCGCTCACGCTAAAATAATGCAATTTGCTTGGAAAAATTTTCTACTGGGTTACAAATCTGTAGTTGGAACTTTCTATTATACAAAAATCACTAAACTAGTTTCAGAGATTGAAAGTCGTGGTAGATATGCCGAAGTCGTTTGA
- the kae1 gene encoding KEOPS complex N(6)-L-threonylcarbamoyladenine synthase Kae1, translating to MLGLGIESTAHTFSCAIIEKKGKNGKILSDVRKIYRPADGEGIHPREASRHHIEYSSSVLSECLKEAKTSIKDLDVISYAAGPGLGPCLRVGAVVARSLSSFYKIPIYPVNHAIGHIELGKLLTGASNPLVLLVSGGHTMLLAFLNKQWRVFGETLDITLGQLLDQFGRSMGFASPCGKNIEELASTSSNYVTLPYSVKGNDVSFSGLLSATKTVAKKSKVDACYSIQETAFAMISETVERALSFTQKRELMIVGGVAANKRLSEMLQDVCKRHNCKFFVVPLRYAGDCGSQICWTGLLESQVKSGSSLKDTFVTQSWRLDTVKVNY from the coding sequence ATGTTGGGTTTGGGTATTGAAAGCACGGCTCATACATTTTCCTGTGCAATAATTGAAAAAAAAGGGAAAAATGGGAAAATTCTCTCAGATGTTAGAAAAATTTACCGCCCTGCTGATGGGGAAGGAATTCATCCACGTGAGGCATCGCGTCATCATATAGAATACAGTTCTTCAGTACTATCAGAATGTCTTAAAGAAGCAAAAACATCCATCAAAGATTTAGATGTTATTTCTTATGCTGCAGGACCTGGGTTAGGTCCCTGCTTGCGTGTAGGTGCAGTTGTTGCAAGATCTTTGTCTTCTTTTTATAAAATTCCAATATATCCTGTAAATCATGCAATTGGACACATTGAATTAGGAAAATTGCTTACTGGTGCATCAAATCCTCTGGTACTTTTGGTATCTGGAGGACATACAATGCTTTTGGCATTTCTAAACAAACAATGGAGAGTTTTCGGTGAAACTTTGGATATTACACTAGGTCAACTGCTTGATCAATTTGGAAGATCTATGGGATTTGCTTCTCCATGTGGAAAAAATATTGAAGAGTTGGCATCTACGTCGTCAAACTATGTTACATTGCCATATTCTGTAAAAGGAAATGATGTTTCGTTTTCAGGTTTATTATCTGCAACAAAAACTGTTGCAAAAAAAAGCAAAGTCGATGCATGTTACTCTATTCAGGAAACTGCTTTTGCAATGATCAGTGAAACAGTAGAACGTGCATTGTCATTTACACAGAAAAGAGAATTAATGATAGTGGGTGGTGTTGCAGCCAACAAAAGATTGTCTGAAATGCTTCAAGATGTTTGTAAACGTCACAATTGCAAGTTTTTTGTAGTTCCGTTACGTTATGCAGGTGATTGTGGAAGTCAAATATGTTGGACTGGACTTTTAGAATCTCAGGTTAAATCTGGTTCTTCTCTTAAAGATACTTTTGTAACACAATCTTGGAGATTAGATACAGTCAAAGTTAATTATTGA
- a CDS encoding redox-regulated ATPase YchF: MQIGLLGKANVGKSTFFSAATETPVASGNFPFTTIEPNVGVAYVKADCACKHFGIKHENEFCVNGIRLIPVKLIDVAGLVPGAHEGKGLGNQFLDDARQAEVLIHVVDVAGTTDIQGQPVPVGTHDPLEDVAFVQDEFDQWFAEILKREWDKIVREIDQKRAKLTDGIAKRFTGLGIKDFQVQEVLQKLGLMTRNPKEWQDSDIQTFVKELRKNTKPMIIAANKADLCPDLGILDKISDCVIPCSAETELLLRKASKAGIVNYSSGDTSFTIVDGKEILPPQRKALDLVKSIFSKIPSTGIQKILNTAVFDLLKFIVVYPVEDETKLTNKDGAVLPDTKLLPLDSTAKDLASLIHADIAKGFLHAIDCKTKQRISGDQKLKNGDVIKIVSTLSRG, from the coding sequence TTGCAAATTGGTTTACTAGGTAAAGCAAATGTTGGAAAATCAACATTTTTCTCTGCTGCAACTGAAACTCCTGTAGCATCAGGTAATTTCCCTTTTACCACTATTGAACCAAATGTTGGTGTGGCATATGTTAAAGCAGATTGTGCATGTAAACACTTTGGAATAAAACACGAAAATGAGTTTTGTGTTAATGGAATTCGTCTTATTCCTGTAAAACTCATTGATGTTGCAGGACTAGTTCCAGGAGCTCATGAAGGAAAAGGATTGGGAAATCAGTTTCTTGATGATGCAAGACAAGCTGAGGTTTTGATTCATGTAGTTGACGTTGCAGGAACTACTGATATTCAAGGACAACCAGTTCCAGTTGGAACTCATGATCCTTTAGAAGATGTAGCATTTGTTCAAGATGAGTTTGATCAATGGTTTGCAGAGATTCTCAAAAGAGAATGGGATAAGATTGTCCGTGAAATAGATCAAAAAAGAGCAAAACTTACTGACGGTATTGCAAAACGATTTACTGGATTGGGGATTAAAGATTTTCAAGTACAAGAGGTATTACAAAAACTAGGACTTATGACTAGAAATCCAAAGGAATGGCAAGACTCTGATATCCAAACCTTTGTCAAAGAGTTAAGAAAAAATACAAAACCCATGATAATTGCTGCAAATAAAGCAGATCTGTGTCCTGATCTTGGCATCCTTGATAAAATATCTGATTGTGTAATTCCTTGTAGTGCAGAAACTGAATTATTATTACGAAAAGCATCAAAAGCTGGAATTGTAAATTATTCTTCTGGTGATACAAGTTTTACGATTGTTGATGGAAAAGAAATTCTGCCTCCACAACGAAAAGCACTTGATTTAGTAAAGTCTATCTTTTCTAAAATTCCATCAACAGGAATTCAAAAAATTCTAAATACTGCAGTTTTTGATTTATTAAAATTCATCGTCGTATATCCAGTTGAAGACGAAACCAAGCTAACTAACAAAGATGGTGCGGTTTTACCTGATACCAAATTACTTCCTCTGGATTCCACTGCAAAAGATTTGGCAAGTTTAATTCATGCAGATATTGCAAAGGGGTTTCTACATGCAATTGATTGTAAAACTAAGCAAAGAATTAGTGGTGATCAAAAACTAAAAAATGGCGACGTCATCAAAATTGTATCTACATTAAGTCGTGGATAA
- a CDS encoding adenylate kinase family protein, with protein MSIVITGNPGVGKHTVAEKIAQILGLSIIDINKIAKDAGMFEENEGANDVDTEKLKKILAQRISENNLIVGHLAPYVLEKNQVKKIIVLRRSPYELITVYKNRKYPDAKIKENTGSEILGIIVHDTISRFEEKTVQINITGKTIQEGVEKVITLISSNEGNEKVDWLDLVTKNNDLRKFFAD; from the coding sequence ATGTCAATAGTAATCACTGGAAATCCAGGCGTTGGGAAACACACCGTTGCAGAAAAAATTGCTCAGATATTAGGATTATCCATTATTGATATCAATAAAATTGCAAAAGATGCAGGAATGTTTGAAGAAAATGAGGGTGCAAATGATGTTGATACTGAAAAACTAAAGAAAATCCTTGCACAGAGAATTTCTGAAAATAATTTGATTGTAGGGCATTTAGCACCATATGTGTTAGAAAAAAACCAAGTAAAGAAAATAATTGTTTTAAGAAGAAGTCCATATGAATTAATTACAGTCTACAAAAATAGAAAATATCCAGATGCAAAAATTAAAGAGAACACAGGTAGTGAAATATTGGGAATTATTGTACATGATACAATTAGCAGATTTGAAGAAAAGACAGTTCAAATTAACATTACAGGGAAAACCATTCAAGAAGGAGTAGAAAAAGTGATTACTCTGATTTCCAGTAATGAAGGAAATGAAAAAGTGGATTGGCTTGATTTAGTTACAAAAAATAATGATTTAAGAAAATTTTTTGCTGATTGA
- the tgtA gene encoding tRNA guanosine(15) transglycosylase TgtA: protein MFEISKTDLAGRIGTLYTNHGKIETPAYVPVIHPVKQTVPSKKIRDIGFDLVITNAYITRNNYGDEAIKKGIHKIIDFDGGIMTDSGGYQVLEYGDVKVSPPEMANFEKGILTDFAIPLDKPTGFGMPIKKAEAYVKHTLEVSKQTLENGEKNGQIWIGPIQGGEHFELVAKSTKSLVKIGFQMLALGSPVEFMESYEYRLLAQMIVAAKKQMPHSIPLHLFGAGHPLTIPFAIALGCDTFDSASYMLYAKQSRYITDDGTRYLSDIMAFPCNCEICSKYSPDELRQLDEVEKTNELAVHNLYAIKLEVDKVKQAIHEGRLWEYVIKKARAHPKLFEMIEVMTENYEFLGLSTPKFKKKAIFLFSKEDQYRPEVQSYHGMIRKFKSKKKKLVITKESSTKPGYLSNQYIGLKRKFKDFDSFQVCQYNPILGLIPIEISDIFPAAHHETARIDFEPKEFPTFEKTWNEFFANNKFSEIHYDKKDEFLKYFVKIIPKEIKRKSTA from the coding sequence TTGTTTGAAATATCTAAAACAGATTTGGCGGGAAGAATTGGAACTCTTTATACAAATCATGGTAAGATTGAGACGCCAGCTTATGTTCCAGTAATTCATCCAGTAAAACAGACAGTCCCATCAAAAAAAATCCGGGATATTGGTTTTGATTTAGTTATTACAAATGCCTACATTACAAGAAACAATTATGGTGATGAGGCCATAAAAAAAGGAATACACAAAATAATAGATTTTGACGGTGGAATAATGACGGATTCTGGGGGCTATCAAGTTTTAGAATACGGTGATGTCAAAGTTTCACCACCTGAAATGGCAAACTTTGAAAAAGGAATCTTGACTGATTTTGCAATTCCACTTGATAAACCAACTGGATTTGGAATGCCAATAAAAAAAGCAGAAGCATATGTGAAGCATACTCTAGAAGTTTCAAAACAAACACTTGAGAACGGTGAAAAGAACGGTCAAATTTGGATTGGTCCCATTCAGGGTGGAGAACATTTTGAACTTGTTGCAAAATCTACAAAGAGTTTAGTCAAGATTGGTTTTCAAATGCTGGCCTTAGGAAGCCCTGTTGAGTTTATGGAGTCATATGAGTACAGATTATTAGCACAGATGATTGTGGCTGCAAAAAAACAGATGCCGCATTCAATACCTTTGCATCTTTTTGGTGCAGGGCACCCTCTAACAATCCCATTTGCCATAGCATTGGGATGCGACACTTTTGATTCAGCCTCATACATGCTTTATGCAAAACAATCAAGATACATTACAGATGATGGAACTAGATATTTGTCAGATATCATGGCATTTCCTTGCAATTGTGAAATATGTTCAAAATATTCACCAGATGAATTACGCCAGCTTGATGAAGTTGAGAAAACCAATGAATTGGCAGTCCATAACCTATATGCAATTAAACTTGAAGTAGATAAAGTAAAACAGGCAATCCATGAGGGGAGATTATGGGAATATGTAATTAAAAAAGCAAGGGCCCACCCCAAATTATTTGAAATGATTGAGGTAATGACTGAAAACTACGAATTTCTTGGTTTGAGTACGCCAAAATTTAAGAAAAAAGCCATTTTCTTATTCTCTAAAGAAGATCAGTATCGTCCAGAAGTTCAATCATATCATGGAATGATTAGAAAATTCAAATCAAAGAAAAAGAAGTTAGTCATTACAAAAGAATCCAGTACAAAACCAGGATATTTGTCTAATCAGTATATTGGATTAAAAAGAAAATTCAAAGATTTTGATTCATTCCAAGTGTGCCAATATAATCCCATATTGGGATTAATTCCAATTGAGATTTCAGACATATTTCCTGCAGCACATCATGAAACTGCTAGAATTGATTTTGAACCAAAAGAATTTCCCACGTTTGAAAAGACATGGAATGAGTTTTTTGCTAACAACAAGTTTTCAGAGATACATTATGACAAAAAGGATGAGTTTCTAAAATATTTTGTAAAAATTATTCCAAAAGAAATCAAGCGAAAATCAACTGCTTGA
- a CDS encoding ATP-binding protein, which translates to MPIAILPDIDEQRCIGCALCVEICTTLGPDVLRVKPVEGWKRGKAFVFYPERCISDGACIGVCPTKSIFWMRPMNYTAGQPVPLHKNGIFIKGWAEDAAL; encoded by the coding sequence ATGCCAATAGCAATACTTCCAGACATTGATGAACAAAGATGTATCGGATGTGCACTATGTGTAGAAATCTGTACGACTCTTGGTCCTGATGTCCTTAGAGTAAAACCAGTTGAAGGCTGGAAGAGAGGTAAAGCATTTGTTTTCTACCCAGAAAGATGTATTTCTGATGGTGCATGCATCGGTGTATGCCCAACAAAATCAATCTTTTGGATGAGACCAATGAATTACACTGCTGGACAACCAGTACCTCTTCACAAAAACGGTATCTTCATCAAAGGTTGGGCAGAAGACGCAGCACTATAA
- a CDS encoding MBL fold metallo-hydrolase: MNVKVLGAANEVGRSGFLANCNGTNLLLDYGVLFGRRGSPPQYPLHVKPKDLDAIIITHAHLDHSGNVPSLFVSGNTDVYATPPTFDLSKLLIEDMLKIEKNSHPFDLPEVNNMMKNAKEIGFKQKITKGNATFELRESGHVIGGSTVLVESEKKRLFYTGDIKTHGSRMLREMDLDIGEIDLLITESTYAKKEQKPRKESEAELIEFANEVMDRKGILFIPSFSVERSQEIACVLRSANFKHKIIMDGMALKVNEIMFRYPEYLRDPKIFSDAIKSATSITEHADRKKAMEEPCVVISPAGMLVGGNAVYYLQQLSFDSKNGIALVSYQGDGTPGRKLLDTGKVSARGKDLNVEAEVKQFEFSGHADKKELFDMIKKIKGNPKVLTVHGDSESCDMFAQEIHEKFGLEAFSPAVNEEITV, translated from the coding sequence TTGAATGTTAAAGTTTTGGGAGCTGCAAACGAAGTTGGCAGATCGGGATTCTTAGCTAATTGTAATGGAACAAATCTCTTACTAGATTACGGAGTATTATTTGGCAGAAGAGGATCACCGCCACAATATCCACTTCATGTAAAACCCAAAGATCTGGATGCAATAATTATCACTCACGCTCATTTAGATCATTCAGGAAACGTGCCATCGTTGTTTGTTAGTGGCAATACCGATGTTTATGCCACTCCGCCAACATTTGATTTATCAAAATTATTAATTGAAGATATGCTAAAGATTGAAAAAAATTCTCATCCATTTGACCTACCTGAAGTAAATAATATGATGAAAAATGCAAAAGAGATTGGATTTAAGCAAAAAATTACTAAAGGTAACGCAACTTTTGAGTTAAGGGAATCAGGCCATGTGATTGGTGGAAGTACAGTTTTGGTAGAATCAGAGAAAAAACGGCTCTTTTACACGGGGGATATCAAGACTCATGGTTCAAGAATGCTTCGAGAGATGGATTTAGACATCGGAGAAATTGATTTGCTGATTACTGAGAGCACATACGCAAAAAAGGAACAAAAACCTAGAAAAGAATCAGAAGCAGAACTAATAGAATTTGCAAATGAAGTAATGGATAGAAAAGGAATATTATTTATTCCATCATTTTCAGTTGAGCGTTCTCAAGAGATTGCATGTGTTTTAAGGAGTGCAAATTTTAAACATAAAATCATAATGGATGGAATGGCATTAAAAGTAAATGAGATAATGTTTAGATATCCAGAATATCTCAGAGATCCAAAAATATTTTCAGATGCAATAAAGAGTGCAACTTCAATTACAGAACATGCAGATAGAAAGAAAGCAATGGAAGAACCATGTGTTGTTATATCACCAGCGGGAATGCTAGTTGGGGGAAATGCAGTATATTATTTGCAGCAATTGTCTTTTGATAGTAAAAATGGAATAGCTCTTGTTTCCTATCAAGGAGATGGAACACCTGGTAGAAAATTACTAGATACTGGAAAGGTTTCAGCTAGAGGAAAAGATCTTAATGTAGAGGCAGAAGTAAAACAGTTTGAATTTTCAGGACATGCCGACAAAAAAGAATTATTTGACATGATCAAAAAAATTAAGGGAAATCCCAAAGTATTGACTGTTCATGGTGATTCTGAATCATGTGATATGTTTGCACAAGAGATTCATGAAAAATTTGGTTTAGAGGCATTTTCACCGGCAGTTAATGAAGAAATAACTGTCTGA